The Peromyscus eremicus chromosome 16_21, PerEre_H2_v1, whole genome shotgun sequence genome includes the window tgcatgagctggctttttggagcctagtgcttatggtgagacactttgcacagccttggtgcagggaggaggggcttcgacctgcctcaactgaatgtagcaggctctgctgactccccataggagaccttgccttggaggaggtgggaatgaggggtgggttggtgggggaaggcttggaggtgggaggagggaggatgggaatctgtggttggtacataaaatgaatagaaaaatctcttaataaaaaaaataaatatatatgaaaaaaaaaaagctggctaagcaaaccatgggaagcaagccagtaagcagctcccctccatggcctctgcatcagcctctgcctctgggatcctgctctgtttgagtgtCTGCCTTCTTAGGGAGTATTTTAGTTAATTAACATTGAATGTAATGAGTGGTACAATTTTATCACATagctatttgttttctgtttgttacatttcttatttatattttttcccatttctGCACAATTTTGGGTTAATAAGAAAATTGGTATAActttatatattgtatttattgGTTTGCTAACTATACCTTTTAAACATTGCCTTAGTCATTCTCCAGAGAGTTGTCCTGCACATTCTTAACCCATTCTAGACTTTCTACTTTACAGTATACAAAACTTACATGTTAGTTGTATTTTCCAGTTTCCAGTCCAGGGTAACATACATTAATTCACATGTGCTGTGAACCCCAGAAGAGATGATCACTTCTGGCGTGACACTGAAAAAGGTTTGTAGTGAAGTATGAGAAGTGGTTTCCTGCATTCTTAGTTTCCACGTAGGCTCATTCCTTCAGCCTCAACAGCTTGTTTTGGTGGTTAGCAGCATGAGTTTATTGTGATTCATTATGACAACcttggtttgaatgaaaacatgTTTTGCTTTAATTTCTTTGACACAGGGACTCATAcagggcctggaactcactatgtagaccagactgacctggagTTCACAtagctctgcctacctctgcctcccgagtgctgggattaaatttgtCCACCACAATGCCTAGCTCTTGCCTTCATTTTTGAAGATAGTTTATGTTCTTTCCCATTGAGGACCGTGTTTCCTTGTCTTCTGCCCATTATGTTGGGTGTGCCACTCTATTGtcctctgccttattcctttaaGACAAGGCCTATCACTGAACTGGGGGGTAAGGTGGCAGCCAGTGAGCTGTAGTGAtctgctctcttccctccctgcagggctggggttacaggtgcctgcaaccacacctggctttttatgtggttgTTGgtttccaaactcaggtcctcgtatATATACCAGACATCTTGCTCACTGAGGCATTTCTCTTGCTCTTGGCCTGACTCTGAGTTtacaaattataaacaaaataagtAGAAGAGAAATCTATTTGGCAAAACATTTGCTCAGGATCTCCGAGATCTGTATTATAAAAAGAGTTCATTCAGTCTCATGGGGGTTTGATAGGGAAACAAAATATCTAAAGGATAGAATAAGTAAGTATATCTTTTATAGAAGATCAGACTCAAGCAGCAATCAGAATATATACGCAAAACCCAGAAGACAAAAGCCCTGGGAATGTGATGGAAAAAGAATTGAAAGTAAATAGCTGAGAATCCCTTTGCGTCAGTCTCTGGCATAAGTGGAAACATTGGTGATGACTGGTTGCCAAGTGTTGAGGCAGAGGGCACCCCACTTCTCAAAGTAGGCAATGGTGGGCCCTCAATTGGAAGAGTATGACATCTTGAAAAAGGTTTACCCATTGAGCCTGGTGGTCTGTCCCCAGGAATAAAGTCTTTGTATAAGGATATACACGCACAAACCTTTTGTGGTATTTTTTTATGGTGGTAGAAAATGATACCAAGAAAAAGAAGATGGCTGAAGAGTCTAGCAGAATTCAGTATTTTATGAAAACATTAGAGTTTTGTACAAGACATTGTATAGGAAAagtaaactgcaaaaaaaaaaaagtggagaacgTAAGGTATTCACAAAAAAGCTATGTTGAAAGGGAAAATCTActtaaagaaaggagagaggtaaGGATAGAGGGAGagtgagaaaaagaaggaagagatgggagggagggaaggatggagggagggagggaaggaggctcACATGCACTTGTGACTGAGCCTGGAGCAGGTCCCAAGGGTTATTTAATAGGGATTATTAGAAAGAGCGATATGATGGGTGGAGGGCAAGCCAGCAGAAAACATACTATACTAAGGCAAGTCATGGTGCTGTAATAGGGAAATGCCAGGAGTACAAATAGCAATTAGCAAAATTAAAACAGGGCCAATAAGTGCGTAGAGAGTCATGAATGGCCACACTAAGGTAGGTGAGTGGAAATGCAAAATGCTGTCACCCATCAAATTGGCAGAGATAAAGTGATCGGTTTCTATTATTAATGAGGGAAATGAATCCTTATGATTGGTGGAGCAAGTCTCACCGagtctttgtatagccctggcagCATTTGGTGATGTGGTGAAAGTCTtgggcagggtgtggtggtgcacacctctaatcctggcacattggaggcagagacagacacttgaggccagcctgttctacacagtgatttccaggccagcctggtctacacagtgagcccctgtctcaaaataacaagaaacaaacaaaacaccccagaCAACAAGGAAAAAATGATGGTCTTGGCCAGTTTTACAGTCCTGGAATTTATTCTCAGGAATTCCTCAGGTACATGCAGGATGATTTgtgtttaagaaaattaaaaattgataGAAGAAACTGAAAGGAGTCTGAATATTCAAATGTAGGAGATTGGATAAGTAAGTTCTGATAATTCATAGATTGGAGTATTACACGGTATTCTCCGTTAGGTACCTccacacaggtaaagctacaTCCTTGACTGATACAGAAAAGAATTTCTGCATGAGTCAGAGTGAAgcaaagtgagtgagtgagtttaCTAAACACACATAAGGGAAAGTGCATACTTTAGATAAAGCACTGGCACTTTGAGAGAGGAACAGGTGATCATTTAGACTTTTAAAGTCACATTGTTTAAAGGGTATAATTTATGAGGAAGTTTAAGGAGTTTAAAATTGAGTAGAGTTAAAAAAAGAGACATGAACTGGCTTGCTTATTTTTCTTAGATGAGTTTTTGTTTGTGATTGGAACCATAAGATGGCTTTATGAGACACACTTTATAATTATGGTTGTTGGAAATGTACTGATATGGTTAAACTTAAAGGCCATGAAGGTCCTAAGTCAGCatagtttgttgtttttaacatcATCATTTGAGGTGTATTTGAGAAGATAAACATCTGTTAATCTGCTAGGTAGTTTTGATTTTGTTGGTTGTATTGAAGttactttgtcttttttaaaagttcctttatttttatttcatgtatacgGGTGTTTTacatacatgaatgtgtgtgtaccacatacatgtagtgtctgtggaggctagaaggtCTCAGAtgtcttgggactggagttacagatggttgtgagccatcatgtgagtgctgggaattgaacttggatcctttggaagagcagccagtgctcttaaccactgagccatctccccagtcctgtaTTGAAGTTTCTGACTTTCAGCCAGATTTTGGTGTGAGGGGCTTCTTTTCCTTCTAATCTAATCTCCCTAATCTCCCATTTTCCAGGCCTGCTTCAATGGGAAACATTGCGTATGGCCTCAGTAGTGTTGATTTCAGTATGTTCTATGTAGGACGTGGTGTGGGTGCTTCTGAATCAGGAAGGATGAATAGCAGTGTATTCATTGTTATTTCTCACCTGGAATGAGGTTACAAGATACCTTTTAttctgtgttttgtatttttatacattGCTTAAGTAGATTACTCCTTTGTTTAGGCTAGAATATACATATCGGGACAAGGTTACATCATTAGGCTAGAATGTTTGTTTTAGACCCTGTCACCttcagtctcagtctctctctagGTTTATTTGCTTATGTATATTGGTATTTTGtgtgcacaccagaagagggcatcagatcccatgggactacagttatggatagttgtgagcctccatgtggttgctgagaaatgaactcaggacccctggaagaaaaatcagtactcttaactgatgagccatctctccagtccccagcctATGTCTTTAAGGCATGTTTATTCTGATAGAAGGTGACTATTGGGCACAGGACAGAGACTTCCTAAGTCTCAGCAGCATGGGTCTTAGCTGGGCTGTTTGTTGGTGAGGTGAAGGTTTATACTTGTTTCCAGCACTTTCCATAGGCTATTTCTGTCTGTCTAGTGTCATTGCTTGTAGGTCTGAAAAGGTCCCCGGTGTCTAGCATGTAATGGTATCTCCCTCACTAATGGAGTATCACTCTTGGAGAGCAGAACTAGTAAAGCTAAAGACCAGCTCCCTTTTCTTGCTGCTTCTGTTGACATTCTCTGTAGGATGGAAGTCACCCTGTCTTACAGATACAAAGGTGGACTGAAGGTGACAGCACTCAAGTATGCTAGTGAAGGTGACTCagatgatttgaatcacatgactCTTGATTTGAGATGACCTGAATCacatgatagagagagaaaggcaTACACAGACAACAAAGCTCACGATGTCGTACTTGGGTCTCTCCTTGGTGGTGGCAGGAGGAAGACCCTGTGGATTATGGCTGTGAGATGCAGCTCCTGCAGGACGGGGGACAGTTGCAGCTCCAGCTGCAGCCAGAGGAGTTCGTGGCCATTGCAGACTATACTGCCACCGACGAGACTCAGGTATCTGTCATTACTCGCCTTACCGTGACTTATGAATCTCAGCGTATTTCATGGTGAAATTATGTTCCCACAATTAAATGAGATCTGTGTGTGACTGTTCACTTCTTGGCCTAACAAACTACCCCAGTAGGATACAAAGATGCCTGCAGAAGGATGGGGAAGTGTAAACAGATgactctctcctgcctgccaattcctgaataaccactcagaggcttatattaattataaatgcttggctggtagctcaggcttattagtaactagctcttacacttaaattaatccataattcttatctaggtagagccacatggcttggtaccttttctcagtatggcattttcatcttgcttcctctgcatctggctggtgactctgactctgcccttcctcttcccagaattctcctagtctgactctcacactcaatctcttcctgctcagctattggtcaatcagctttattattaacaatgagcaacacacattcacagtgtacagaaggacattCCACAGCAGGGAAACATCTCCCTGCTTGGAAAACATGGTATAAAGCCCTGTTGGTCATAGGACAGCGAGGCTATCAACATTGTGTTCTCTTGAATTGTAGGAGCACATCTGTGGAGTCTCCTAACTGAATCAGCCACACATAGCTtcctgcctttttttaaaaaaaaagtgttaagtaagggctggcaagatagctcaatgggtaaaggtgctATCTGCAAAGCCTAACAGCCTGAGCTGGGTCCCTGGAGCTTACCTGGTAGAGagaaaactaacacacacacacacacatacacacacacatacatacacacacacacacacacacacacacacacacacaagtatatgtAAGGAAAGAATGTTGGTTAGATTGTATTCTTTCTGATGGAGGCCCCATACAACATTTTTATCTTGCTATTATTTTTTTGTAGGTTGTCGGTAATCACTGAGGTCATTGTGATTGGGTCACCAACAGTGGGGACTTACTTCCTAGTTATTGGTGAGATGCCAATCAACTGGATTCCTTCTCGAATTATAATTTTTGTCTGTCTCGGTGACTGTTTTCCAGCTCAGTTTTTTGAGAGGAGAAAAAATTCTCATCCTGAGACAAACCACAGCTGATTGGTGGTGGGGTGAGCGTGCGGGCTGCTGTGGCTACATCCCTGCGAACCATCTTGGGAAACAGGTGGAGGAGTATGACCCAGAGGACACTTGGCAAGATGAGGAGTACTTTGACAGCTATGGAACTCTGGTATTGCTTTCTAAATTCTCTGTGGAGCTGGTGGGTCCTAGTGTTTAGAGCAGAGATGCAGATCTTCCTGTCCATTTAGAGGCACCAGGGCCTTATTAAAACATTTGGCTCTGTCACCATGGAATGAACGCAGCTGTGTATGAGTGACACTTGATGTGAGTGTGCTTATGTATGGACAGAACACTATGTATGGACATAGACATCTGAAATTCATGTGCCTGTCACATATCTCAatatgtttttcttctccttaaaagaaaaatattttaaaaaatgtaaaatcccTTCTTTTGATGGCCTAATTGACCTGTGAGCTGTCATGTTCTGACTCTGGCTAAAATATTATTAGAGCAAGAAATTCTGAACTTCCCTTCtctcagtgtttaaaaaaaagtagtctGTTTCACTTTAAAATTGAATAGAAAAATTATGTAAATCAACCAACAGCAATACTATGTAAAGTCTTTTTATTCCTACTGTGAAGGTCAGTAACCCTATGGCCAAGGTACAACAAAGAGATTAAAAACTAGCTACTTGTAAGGTGAATGTTACAGATTGGATGCTGAGTGGAAAAAGGAAGAGCTAGACTattgccttagttacttttctgttgctgtgaaaagacaccatgagtgaggtaactcatgaaagaaagcatttaattgggggcttgcctaGACATGCTATATTTCAAGACTAAATCTTAAAacactgtgtatgtatatgattaaAGCTTTTcatccatgggctggagagatggctcagcaggcaagagcactggctgctcttccagaggacccggatttGATTCCCAATCTctacatggctcacaaccacctgtaattccagttccagggactctgacaccttcttctggcctccttgggtaccaggcacagacatacatgcagacaaaacatccatacacataaaataatacaaacgaatctccccaccaccaccaccaccacacacaaacaaaacaagagagcTTTTAGTCCCTTTGGGAAAGGTATGTGCCGAAAGAGACAAAGGCGCTTCTGGCCTTTGGGCCCCCCAGCCCGCAGCAGCCGCTCAATTCCCTTTCAGCAGCGGTGTGTACTTAACGCGCTTGTTGTTAGAGCAGGTAGGATTCTGGGCTAAACTATGAAAACCTTAATGTGCAATTTATCTGTTGTTAAGAATAAGGTATTTTGCCTTAGTTTTTCCTATAAATAACCTGTGTCCAGCTCCAGTTATGGACCGGTGCTGAGTTTATCTCGCATCGCATTTCTGGGGTCTCTTTCTGGACTCCCCGTTCATGCTTTTTCACAGCTCCGACCACCAGCACAGCTCTGTAAGGTCCGAGCTCCCATCTTTTGCATTTTCCTTGTAGTCTTGGGCATTTATGGCTTTGCAGTTCTTATCATTTTGTGCTTTTCTCCATGGCAAGCCTGGTACCATGGAGGTGGGCACGTAATTAAAAAGAAGCATTGGCTCTTATATTGACCTCACCTCTCCTGGTGTATAGGTCTTGTTTTGTGTTGCAGAGTTTTAAGGCGCTTATTGTACAGGTGTACACTTTCTTACTAAGTTCATCTCTGGGTACGCTTGGTTCATTGTTACTGTTGGGTGATGGTCTTCATGACCGCCTGCTGTCCTGTCCAGCTGAGCCAGCTGGTGAAAGGAGGGCCCTGCATCTCCAGCTGTACttactcttctgtttcctttggtCGTTCTGTGCGTTTTCAAGTTCTGTTATTGTCCCTAAAAGTATTTAGAATCTGATGCCCGTTTGATGAATCGTCTCTGTGTTCTTGGAACGTTCTTCAGCCTGAAGTGTCTTGTCTGATGTCATTGCCGCCACTGCGGCTCCACCTGCTTTATTTTAGGATGTCACATTCtccatctttttgttttatatttaaagcGAGTTGCTTGTAGGCAGGAGAGTGGATTTTGACTTTTTAGTCCGTGCAGACATCTTCCTGATGGAGGATAGACTGAGCTCTATccctttgtattcattttatggtCATGTCACTGGGAGGAGCCATCAGGGCTACTGTTTGTGTTGGTGCCACTTGGGCATTGTCTGGGTGACCCCTGGGAGGCAGCAGCCCCAGTTCTGTGCTCACCCTGCTTCTTGTCTCCCTCCAGTGGTACTTCAAGGTTGGCTTTATAGTTTGGGTGTGCTGCAGTGGCTCAGCCTTGCCTGTAGCCAGGGTTCTTGCTAGCCTTCGAAGGGGCCGTCTCTGCTTCTTTGAGATCAGATGTTTTCCCACCTCAGAGTGTGATAGGGGTGGCCAGAGCATTGTTGATTCCCCCCACTATTATTTTAGTTCTTGCAAGTGCTAAGCTTGAGTAAAGAAGATTTTTGGGGGAACCCTGTTGCCCCACTGACACCTGCTGCAATATGTCCAGTGTTTTCTCTTGATGGATACCTGGTGAGGATGCAAAGTCCTTCTGGCCTTGGGAATTATGTGTGGGGATGCTTGCTCTTCTCTTCTATGTGGTCCACATTCATTTTCTGCTCATCTGACTAACTTGAGGAAGAGTACATTGAAGGCCGAGAGATGGTTCTGTTCTGATCTAGGACAATTCCAGAAACTTCGCTTCCTTTCACTATCCACTGTTACTTTTATACGTTGGCATATTTGATCTTTTGATTGTAAAGCCCATTTGTTGCTAATACTTCTAGGAATAGGGGTGGGTGCATGTGCCATGTCCCTGATTATCTGTGGTTCAGGTCCAGGCCCTTGCAGTGACTCCTGACGTGTTGCTTTTAGAAACTTCACCTGGAAATGTTGGCTGACCAGCCTCGCACAACGAAATACCACAGTGTCATCCTGCAGAACAAGGAGTCCCTGAAGGACAAGGTCATCCTGGACGTGGGCTGTGGCACTGGGATCATCAGCCTCTTCTGTGCCCACCATGCACGGCCCAAGGCAGTAAGTGTGTCTGCCTCCATCTGTGCCCAGCTGTGGGCCATAGTGGTGGCTGGCTTGACAGGCGGCCACCATGTGGTTCGctctcagggtgattttttttggCCTTTATGTACCTGTGCGATTTAGGCTTGTGGGAGGGAAGTAGGCAGCTGGTCCATCTGAGGCTGAGACTGTGACATACTGTATTGGCCATGAGCAATGTAAGTGGATCAAGACAGAACAGAAGTGACAGTGATTCTGTTAGTGGGACATTTGTGAGATGTTACTTTAGTTCACTATAGAAAAAGATGGGTGCATATGACTGTGCTGGGCCACATAGTTGATCTGCTGCAGTCCAGGCCTTTGGCTCTCTGGTGTAGACCTTTTTCTCCCACCTTTTAGGGACTATTTGGGCTGAGCTGTGCTATGGCCTCATGACCACCTGACAAGGTGGTCAAAAAGCCAGTTTACAGGGCAGTGATGATTGTACCTAGACACTGCCCATCCAGGAGCAACATCCAAGCATCCAGATTCTCTTCCAGTTCTCCCTTGAGCACCGGATGTGGTTGTCCCCGGGCCATAGATTCTAACATACTCACTTTTCGTTACTGTTCTGGGCACTTGTTTGGTGGTTACGGGGTGTGTGTATTGTGTAGGGGAGCCACCCAGTGGAGCTGAGCTTCTGCCCGCCTGCAGTTGTGTTTGTGTTTCACAgaggaggctcaggcaggaggcaggacTCAGCAGTGCTGCACTTTCCAGTATACTGTCCAGGCCACAGGGACGCTGTACGGCTTGACGCACCATAGGCCTCCGTTCACCATGCAGAGTTCTCTGTCATCTCTGTCATGTACCTGTGTGTGGGGTCAGGACACATGCTAACAGGTGCCCTTACCGCCGCAGGTCTATGCTgtggaggccagtgagatggcacagCACACAGGCCAGCTGGTCCTGCAGAACGGCTTTGCTGACACAATCACTGTGTTCCAGCAGAAGGTGGAAGATGTGGTGCTGCCCGAGAAGGTGGACGTGCTGGTGTCTGAGTGGATGGGGACCTGCCTGTTGGTAATACCTGGCATGTGGTGGTCTGTGGGTGGTGGGCATCTCATTTCTTCTGGACCTAGCACCCTGGGCCCATCTGAGGAGTctttaaaaatcataattaattatttttttttctgaagtgagGTGTTGTTAATTTATTGAGTGATATTGGCTCTGTGTCtggaatcttaaaaacaaaaacaaacacacaaacaccatGAGACTTACGTCCAGAATGAATGTGACTCACTTCTGGGCTCTCTGAATCacctgctctttcctggggactCTTCAGAAGTTCAGGACTGTTTCTTCAGCCACTAGTGTTTCCATCTTCCTGGCTCCATTTGCTGTAGGCTAGCCCTGGCACTGTCTGTGGACTCTCATTGAGGCTGTCATGTCCCCAGGACTTCATGGAAGGACTGGGACGGACCTGGTTACTTGTTCACATATCGTTCAGGTCCCTCATCACTCATACCACCAGCCAAGTGCTATGTATATATAAGTAAGTATATATATGTCTTGTATATTAGGCAGGATCAGCAGTGGTTATGTGTCTAGCCCTGTCCTGCTGGGCTTGGCTTTGTGAAACCCAAGGCATTTTATGCTGTATCTCAGCCTGAAATTTAGCCTTTGTATTGAAGTTCAGAAAATTAATCTCTGGATGGTAATTTATGCCTCTGGCAAGATCCCCGTGAATAGAGTGGTTGGTGAGTGCTGCCCTGCAGCTCATGGTGCAGTCAGAAGGAATGGTGTTGGACTTTGGGCCTATTGGAGTTATTTTGTCAGAAGATGAAAGTATTTGGAGACTTGATGTCTATGATGTGTGCTGACCTGTTAATAACATCTGTAGATTCATACGATGGTGGAGAAAAAGATGAATGGTGCTGTTAACCCATGAAATGGGCATCAGCCTTCACCCTAAGATCCGTGTTAATCCAGTAAATACTTGTTTACCACTTGCCTCAGGTGCgggggcaggaagagggtagAGTAAGCCCGTGGCAGGAAGGTTCCTGCTACAATCTAGCTTTCACTGGGGTTGGGAGGCAGGGGTAGGAGAGGAGGCATCTCAGAGGTCCAGAGACGTGAAGCCCAGTTCCCTACCAATGCTTGATCCAAAGATATGGAAACTATGTCTCATGTGCCTGCATGGAGGCTATGCTGGGAACCTGATGTACAATCAGGGTCCAGGAAATGTTGATTTCTTGATGAGGGGGTATCAGGAGTCAGGGATTTCAATGGGATGTGATGAGGAGGCCATGCTTTGCAGCTGACTGGAGAGAGGAGGGCATGCTGGGGTCAGCTTGTGCACTAGGTGGGGAGGGGGCATTTTTACAGTTTTGGTAGAGAACAGAGAATGCTTTTCTCAGCGCAGCAAGGGTGCAGCTGGAGGGGGCCAGTGGGTTTGTCAGCTGTAGGCGCAGCCACGCCTCAGGGAAGATTGGGGGGATCTCTAAGGAGTCAGACTGTGTGCTGCTCAGCAGTGTAGATTGGTACAGTTCTTTAAAGCAGAATAAGCCAGGATATATCAAGTTGtaaaatacgtgtgtgtgtgtgtgtgtgtgtgtgtgtgtgtgtgtgtgtgtgtatctttaaaTGAGGGTCTCGCAAaatggcttagctggtaaaggttctgccatcaagcctgatgacctaagtttgatccctgggacccacacagtcgaaggagagaaccagctccttcaagctgtcctctgcctgtatccacacacaaatgcatacgttagtttaaaaattctttaaataggATtattgtagttggaattttctttgagccaccaactagctcccaagtaaagacacggagacttattattaattatgaatgctcagccttagtttaggcttgtcccactagctctttcaacttaatctaacctgtttctgttcatctatattttgccttgggcgtttttacctttcattctgtatatcctactttcctgcttccttcatgTCTGGCTGACCaggcccctggtgtctccctggtgtctctttttcttccttcctccagcttAAACTCCTCCTACTACTTACTCTCCctgtctggaagtcccacctatatctcctccctcactattggccattcagcttttcattagaccaatcaggtgccttaggcaggcaaggtaaaatagcaaaacatctttacatagttaaacaaatacaacatatttttacatagttaaacaaatattccacaacataaacaaatgcaacacatctttacatagttaaacaaatgttctgcaAAAGATTATCTTAGAAATAGATGTGATCGGGAATCTGTGTTCAGAAATGTTCATGATGGCTGTGTGTGATACATACATCTATAATCACAACACATGGGAGCTGGAAGCAGAAGGATTTGAGGTTAGATTGGGCAATATTTACCAAAAAAtgttcaaatgaaaaaaattacaaacagtGGAAACAGTTATGACAAATCCATATGACGGTTAAAAAatagtttagaatttttttttactaatctTAGCTGAATAACATGATTTAAAAAGACAGACTGTGTACAAACTGCATTTACCTTTGCATCTTTGAGGTGTATAGAGCAGTGGCCTGCTTCAACTCCAGATATGATGCAGGGAGCCCCTGACTGTCCTTCCCACTGCAGGGGCAGGTGTGGGCAGATGCCAGGGAATGTTGCTCCGTACTGAGCTAAAGAACCTCTGAGCTGGCCCTGATTGAGCATTCTCCTTTGAGTCCCCTCTGGGTACAGGGGTGAAGCAGC containing:
- the Prmt2 gene encoding protein arginine N-methyltransferase 2 isoform X5, with product MSHRPSQSWYVRAMCVQRSKYQLQEEDPVDYGCEMQLLQDGGQLQLQLQPEEFVAIADYTATDETQLSFLRGEKILILRQTTADWWWGERAGCCGYIPANHLGKQVEEYDPEDTWQDEEYFDSYGTLKLHLEMLADQPRTTKYHSVILQNKESLKDKVILDVGCGTGIISLFCAHHARPKAVYAVEASEMAQHTGQLVLQNGFADTITVFQQKVEDVVLPEKVDVLVSEWMGTCLLFEFMIESILYARDAWLKEGGVIWPTTAALHLVPCSADKDYHSKVLFWDNAYEFNLSALKSLAIKEFFSKPKSNHILKPEDCLSEPCTILQLDMRTVQISDLEVGEKVFPIWR
- the Prmt2 gene encoding protein arginine N-methyltransferase 2 isoform X3, whose amino-acid sequence is MSHRPSQSWYVRAMCVQRSKYQLQEEDPVDYGCEMQLLQDGGQLQLQLQPEEFVAIADYTATDETQLSFLRGEKILILRQTTADWWWGERAGCCGYIPANHLGKQVEEYDPEDTWQDEEYFDSYGTLKLHLEMLADQPRTTKYHSVILQNKESLKDKVILDVGCGTGIISLFCAHHARPKAVYAVEASEMAQHTGQLVLQNGFADTITVFQQKVEDVVLPEKVDVLVSEWMGTCLLFEFMIESILYARDAWLKEGGVIWPTTAALHLVPCSADKDYHSKVLFWDNAYEFNLSALKSLAIKEFFSKPKSNHILKPEDCLSEPCTILQLDMRTVQISDLETMRGELRFDIQKAGTLHGFTAWFSVHFQSLEEGQPQQVLSTGPLHPLEKKSFQSGGDS